The proteins below are encoded in one region of Rhizobacter sp.:
- a CDS encoding caspase family protein: MRHLVALGALWLAACASGPSPVPANLSEEQLMIVDCLLPGQVRQLGNFATSLSARRPQKLPAHECATAGGEFALASKDPARALAIWLPFAQQGQAEAQTQVGEMYERGIGTVADPATAASWYAKAAAQGDSRALINLASLHERGLGVKRDPVLAARLFRQASGQVGVPGRITIDLVDPVIVVPTPEQQGASPLVPLRGEGARREIRGKVSSDAGLRQLMFNNKPLAVDSQGVFRAEIDLASGGAEARFTAVDRQGGQASLNFRAVPAGSAPPPPKLNHGLPNARFHALIIANQAYRHWPKLNNPVNDAQDLKRMLEQRYGFETTLLIDSTRRELFATFNALRSKLKPDDNLLVFYAGHGDIEESTQRGYWVPVDGERGNRSNWVSVVDVTDQINALGVRQVLVIADSCYSGTMARTALPVADADLVGERRWEALRTISQLRARVAMTSGGLEPVVDGGAGRNSLFASSLLEVLDAVHEPIETRRLFDAVAARFSLRAQRLKVQQKPQYAPIRFAGHEAGDFVFVPRR; this comes from the coding sequence GTGCGTCATCTTGTCGCCCTCGGCGCGCTCTGGCTTGCTGCCTGTGCGAGCGGGCCATCGCCCGTGCCCGCCAACCTGAGCGAAGAGCAGCTGATGATCGTCGACTGCCTGCTGCCCGGCCAAGTGCGCCAGCTCGGCAACTTCGCCACCTCGCTCTCGGCACGCCGCCCGCAGAAGTTGCCCGCGCACGAGTGCGCCACGGCCGGCGGCGAGTTCGCGCTGGCGTCGAAAGACCCGGCGCGTGCCCTCGCGATCTGGCTGCCGTTTGCGCAGCAGGGCCAGGCGGAGGCACAGACGCAGGTGGGCGAGATGTACGAGCGTGGCATCGGCACCGTGGCCGACCCGGCCACCGCCGCCTCGTGGTACGCCAAAGCGGCGGCCCAGGGCGACAGCCGTGCGCTGATCAACCTCGCCTCGCTGCACGAGCGTGGCCTGGGCGTGAAGCGCGACCCGGTGCTGGCCGCGCGCCTCTTCCGGCAGGCGAGCGGGCAGGTGGGGGTGCCGGGGCGCATCACCATCGACCTCGTCGACCCGGTGATCGTGGTGCCCACGCCCGAGCAGCAAGGTGCGTCGCCGCTCGTGCCGCTGCGCGGCGAAGGGGCGCGGCGCGAGATCCGCGGCAAGGTGAGCAGCGATGCCGGCCTGCGCCAGCTGATGTTCAACAACAAGCCGCTGGCGGTCGATTCGCAAGGTGTGTTCCGCGCGGAGATCGACCTTGCGTCCGGCGGCGCCGAGGCGCGCTTCACCGCGGTCGACCGGCAGGGTGGGCAGGCCTCGCTCAACTTCCGCGCGGTGCCGGCCGGCAGCGCACCGCCGCCCCCCAAGCTCAACCACGGCCTGCCGAACGCACGCTTCCACGCGCTCATCATCGCCAACCAGGCCTACCGCCACTGGCCCAAGCTCAACAACCCCGTCAACGATGCGCAGGACCTGAAGCGCATGCTCGAGCAGCGCTACGGCTTCGAGACCACGCTGCTCATCGACTCGACGCGGCGCGAGCTCTTCGCCACCTTCAACGCGCTGCGCAGCAAGCTCAAGCCCGACGACAACCTGCTCGTCTTCTACGCCGGCCACGGCGACATCGAAGAGAGCACGCAGCGCGGCTACTGGGTGCCGGTGGACGGCGAGCGCGGCAACCGCAGCAACTGGGTCTCGGTGGTCGACGTCACCGACCAGATCAACGCACTCGGCGTGCGCCAGGTGCTGGTGATCGCCGACTCGTGCTACTCCGGCACGATGGCGCGCACCGCGCTGCCGGTGGCCGATGCCGACTTGGTGGGCGAGCGGCGCTGGGAGGCGCTGCGCACCATCTCGCAGCTGCGGGCGCGGGTGGCGATGACGAGCGGCGGGCTGGAGCCGGTGGTCGACGGCGGCGCCGGGCGCAATTCGCTCTTCGCGAGCAGCCTGCTGGAGGTGCTCGACGCGGTGCACGAGCCCATCGAGACACGCCGGCTCTTCGACGCCGTGGCCGCGCGCTTCAGCCTGCGGGCGCAGCGCCTGAAGGTGCAGCAGAAGCCGCAATACGCGCCCATCCGCTTCGCGGGGCACGAGGCCGGCGACTTCGTCTTCGTGCCGCGGCGCTGA
- a CDS encoding GTP cyclohydrolase II produces MFSYIDPTIRARLVEQGQLIRIDSTGAVLAADQVGEGPGATLNVLGPIPLPMDVGGKRETFKWYAFVRHTELAEANRIADALRGRGEQHLFSVLSNNMSVNSVLVMGDLRAAENPLVRVHSCCLTGDVFGSMRCECGPQLHRAFKRIEEEGTGAVVYMSGHEGRGIGLWAKAITYLLQDNGEDTYQANRTLGLPDDSRDFSDAAAMLLHLRGGDKPIRLMSNNPKKLKDLRAGGLTHLQPEAHVTGVSSANQRYLKAKRGWGHLINLTDIENVDDEKNQDSKAG; encoded by the coding sequence ATGTTTTCCTACATCGACCCCACGATCCGCGCCCGCCTCGTCGAGCAGGGCCAGCTGATCCGCATCGACTCGACCGGCGCGGTGCTCGCCGCTGATCAGGTCGGCGAAGGCCCGGGGGCCACGCTCAATGTGCTGGGCCCGATCCCGCTGCCGATGGACGTGGGCGGCAAGCGCGAGACCTTCAAGTGGTATGCCTTCGTGCGCCACACCGAGCTGGCAGAGGCCAACCGGATCGCCGATGCGCTGCGGGGCCGTGGCGAGCAGCATCTCTTCTCGGTGCTCTCCAACAACATGTCGGTCAACAGCGTGCTGGTGATGGGCGATCTGCGCGCGGCGGAGAACCCGCTGGTGCGCGTGCATTCCTGCTGTCTCACGGGCGACGTGTTCGGCTCGATGCGCTGTGAGTGCGGGCCGCAGCTGCATCGTGCGTTCAAGCGCATCGAAGAAGAAGGCACCGGCGCCGTGGTCTACATGAGCGGGCACGAAGGCCGTGGCATCGGGCTTTGGGCCAAGGCGATCACCTACCTGCTGCAGGACAACGGCGAAGACACCTATCAGGCCAATCGCACACTGGGCCTGCCCGACGACAGCCGCGACTTCAGCGATGCGGCGGCGATGCTGCTGCACCTGCGCGGCGGCGACAAGCCGATCCGCCTGATGAGCAACAACCCCAAGAAGCTCAAGGACCTGCGGGCCGGTGGGTTGACGCATCTCCAGCCGGAAGCGCACGTCACTGGAGTGAGCTCGGCGAACCAGCGCTACCTCAAGGCCAAGCGCGGCTGGGGGCACCTGATCAATCTCACGGACATCGAGAACGTGGACGACGAGAAGAACCAGGACAGCAAGGCCGGGTAG
- the rapZ gene encoding RNase adapter RapZ, translating to MPHEIVLVTGISGSGKSVALHALEDAGFFCVDNLPPELLREFLRLEHERQQRRVAIAVDVRSAGSLPHLLPLIHELRQEGVTVRSIFLDASTDALVRRFSETRRPHPLSQELPPVAPARRRDDENTVSHRALNDAIEMERELLADLREASTVVDTSLLRPAQLRVWIRDLVRAQARALTLVFESFAFKHGVPLDADFVFDVRVLPNPYYVRELRAQTGRDREVIAYLEAQPEALEMLSQIEAFISRWLPSFENDQRSYLTVAIGCTGGQHRSVYLVETLAKRFAGRGIALVRHRELDARD from the coding sequence GTGCCGCACGAGATCGTGCTCGTGACGGGCATCTCGGGCTCGGGCAAGTCGGTCGCGCTGCATGCGCTCGAAGACGCCGGCTTCTTCTGCGTCGACAACCTGCCGCCCGAGCTGCTGCGCGAATTCCTGCGGCTGGAGCACGAGCGCCAGCAGCGCCGCGTGGCCATCGCGGTCGACGTGCGCAGCGCCGGCTCGCTGCCGCACCTGCTGCCGCTGATCCACGAGCTGCGCCAGGAAGGCGTGACGGTGCGCTCGATCTTTCTCGATGCGAGCACCGATGCCCTGGTGCGCCGCTTCTCCGAGACGCGCCGCCCGCACCCGCTGAGCCAGGAGCTGCCGCCCGTGGCCCCGGCACGGCGCCGCGACGACGAAAACACCGTGAGCCACCGGGCGCTCAACGACGCCATCGAGATGGAGCGCGAGCTGCTCGCCGACCTGCGCGAGGCCTCCACCGTGGTCGACACCAGCCTCCTGCGACCGGCGCAGCTGCGGGTGTGGATCCGCGACCTGGTGCGGGCGCAGGCGCGTGCGCTCACGCTCGTCTTCGAATCGTTCGCCTTCAAGCACGGCGTGCCGCTCGATGCCGACTTCGTGTTCGACGTGCGGGTGCTGCCCAACCCCTACTACGTGCGCGAGCTGCGCGCCCAGACCGGCCGCGACCGCGAGGTCATCGCCTACCTCGAAGCCCAGCCCGAAGCGCTGGAGATGCTGTCGCAGATCGAGGCCTTCATCTCGCGCTGGCTGCCGTCGTTCGAGAACGACCAGCGCAGCTACCTCACCGTCGCCATCGGCTGCACCGGCGGGCAACACCGCTCGGTCTACCTGGTCGAAACCCTTGCGAAACGCTTTGCCGGCCGCGGCATCGCGCTGGTTCGCCATCGAGAGCTTGATGCCCGAGACTGA
- a CDS encoding cytochrome ubiquinol oxidase subunit I, whose protein sequence is MQYSDVDASRLLFGFTAAYHFLFVPLTIGLMALIAVFEGWSLLTGRPALRQLAQFLSWPFVINFVCGVLTGYPLRTQIELHWAGYAQVVQGIVGPVFAFEAQVAPFLFTLVAVVALGWHLKPVWHFLASTALAVVLVVQSTAILMINAWMQWPEGAEFVNGQARISSVLDLAGHPLVVPKVLHTIAGAWVLAGGLVVAICAWFSLKHRHTEVARAGLKGGAVFCLVALVVTALAGHWSGERLVRYQPMKFASIEALWETDGRTADFLFFAVPDKAAQHNRFELALPGALGWVVDTSEVPLQGLKALGKASPAGLPNVGLVFWSFRAMLLAWGLLTVLMLLVLWCMPDPQRLGGRWLLGACVAALPLPWVAIEAGWIVCESGRQPWVITGVLTTAQAAGKVPAAEALLHLLLAVELGAVMLWVNVKLHLAHLRRGLQAGLEAPVGLAPGRRSHPVVLGG, encoded by the coding sequence ATGCAGTACTCCGACGTTGATGCCTCACGGCTGCTCTTCGGCTTCACCGCGGCCTACCACTTCCTCTTCGTGCCGCTGACCATCGGGCTCATGGCGCTGATCGCCGTGTTCGAGGGCTGGTCGTTGCTGACGGGCCGGCCGGCACTGCGCCAGCTCGCGCAGTTCCTCTCGTGGCCCTTCGTCATCAACTTCGTCTGCGGGGTGCTGACGGGCTACCCGCTGCGCACGCAGATCGAGCTGCACTGGGCCGGTTATGCGCAGGTGGTGCAGGGGATCGTGGGGCCGGTGTTCGCGTTCGAAGCCCAGGTGGCGCCGTTCCTCTTCACGCTGGTGGCGGTGGTGGCGCTCGGCTGGCATCTCAAGCCGGTGTGGCACTTTCTGGCAAGCACGGCGCTTGCGGTGGTGCTGGTGGTGCAGTCGACGGCCATCCTGATGATCAATGCCTGGATGCAGTGGCCCGAGGGCGCCGAGTTCGTCAATGGCCAGGCGCGCATCTCCTCGGTGCTCGATCTGGCGGGCCACCCGCTCGTGGTGCCCAAGGTGCTGCACACCATCGCCGGGGCGTGGGTGCTGGCAGGTGGGCTCGTGGTGGCGATCTGTGCGTGGTTCAGCCTGAAGCATCGGCACACGGAAGTGGCGCGTGCCGGCTTGAAGGGGGGCGCGGTGTTCTGCCTCGTGGCGCTCGTCGTCACGGCCCTCGCCGGGCACTGGAGCGGCGAGCGGCTGGTGCGCTACCAGCCCATGAAGTTCGCTTCCATCGAGGCGCTTTGGGAGACCGATGGCCGCACCGCCGATTTCCTGTTCTTCGCGGTGCCCGACAAGGCAGCGCAGCACAACCGCTTCGAGCTGGCGCTGCCGGGCGCGCTGGGCTGGGTGGTCGACACGAGCGAGGTGCCTCTGCAGGGGCTCAAGGCGCTCGGCAAGGCCTCCCCGGCCGGGCTGCCGAATGTGGGCCTCGTGTTCTGGTCCTTCCGCGCGATGCTGCTCGCGTGGGGGCTGCTGACGGTGCTGATGCTGCTCGTGCTGTGGTGCATGCCCGACCCGCAGCGCCTCGGTGGCCGGTGGCTGCTGGGCGCCTGCGTGGCCGCGCTGCCGCTGCCCTGGGTGGCCATCGAGGCCGGCTGGATCGTCTGCGAGTCGGGGCGGCAGCCCTGGGTCATCACGGGCGTGCTGACCACCGCGCAGGCGGCGGGCAAAGTGCCGGCGGCCGAGGCGCTGCTGCACCTGCTGCTGGCGGTGGAACTCGGGGCGGTGATGTTGTGGGTCAACGTGAAGCTGCACCTGGCGCACCTGCGGCGCGGCTTGCAGGCCGGGCTGGAAGCGCCCGTGGGCCTCGCGCCTGGACGAAGGTCACATCCCGTCGTTCTGGGGGGCTGA
- a CDS encoding LON peptidase substrate-binding domain-containing protein, whose amino-acid sequence MPETEALISLPLFPLQAVLFPGGLLSLKVFEARYLDLVSASLREQKPFGVVALRQGSEVRKAGEPVVLEDIGTTAELLDVDSTQPGILQVRCRGLHRFKVQSKAQQPDGLWLAQARVIDDDDENIAPVGAYLESVRGLANAIATLKQQGTEPFLKPFKFESAGWIANRWCEILPISVAAKQKLMELPDPQVRLQLVNEFLRTKGVVK is encoded by the coding sequence ATGCCCGAGACTGAAGCGCTCATTTCTCTTCCCCTCTTCCCGCTGCAAGCCGTTCTCTTCCCCGGTGGGCTGCTGAGCCTGAAGGTGTTCGAGGCCCGCTATCTGGATCTGGTGAGCGCGAGCCTGCGCGAACAAAAGCCCTTCGGCGTGGTGGCGCTGCGGCAAGGCAGCGAGGTGCGCAAGGCCGGCGAGCCGGTGGTGCTCGAAGACATCGGCACCACCGCCGAGCTGCTCGACGTCGACAGCACGCAGCCGGGCATCCTGCAAGTGCGTTGCCGCGGGCTGCATCGCTTCAAGGTGCAGTCGAAAGCGCAGCAGCCCGATGGCTTGTGGCTCGCGCAGGCGCGGGTGATCGACGATGACGACGAGAACATCGCACCCGTCGGGGCGTATCTCGAAAGCGTGCGCGGTCTCGCCAACGCGATTGCCACGCTCAAGCAGCAAGGCACCGAACCGTTCCTGAAGCCCTTCAAGTTCGAGAGCGCCGGCTGGATCGCCAACCGCTGGTGCGAGATCCTGCCGATCTCGGTGGCGGCCAAGCAGAAGCTGATGGAGCTGCCCGACCCGCAGGTGCGGCTTCAGCTCGTCAACGAATTCCTGCGCACCAAGGGCGTGGTCAAGTAA
- the hrcA gene encoding heat-inducible transcriptional repressor HrcA, translated as MLDERARTLLKALVERYIADGQPVGSRTLSKASGLDLSPATIRNVMADLEELGLIASPHTSAGRIPTARGYRLFVDTMLTAQPIDLSVASAPLETQLQPDQPQRVIANAAQMLSSLSSFVGVVTAPRKASVFHHIEFLRLSERRVLVIMVAPDGDVQNRVIMTAHDHTQSELIEASNYLTQQYAGLTIEEVRERLKREVDVLRGEIATLMQAAVQAGSDAMAQQEQVVISGERNLLTVQDFSSDMGSLRKLFDLFEQKTQLMRLLDVSSRAEGVRIYIGGESMVVPFEELSVVSAPYEVNGQIVGTLGVIGPTRMAYDRMIQIVDITSRLVSNALSVK; from the coding sequence ATGTTGGACGAGCGAGCCAGAACCCTTCTCAAAGCGCTGGTCGAGCGCTACATCGCCGACGGGCAACCCGTCGGCTCGCGCACCCTTTCCAAGGCGTCGGGGCTCGACCTGTCGCCCGCGACCATCCGCAACGTGATGGCCGACCTGGAAGAGCTGGGCCTGATCGCCAGCCCCCACACCAGCGCGGGCCGCATTCCCACTGCGCGGGGCTACCGGCTCTTCGTCGACACCATGCTCACGGCGCAGCCCATCGACCTGAGCGTCGCCAGCGCCCCGCTCGAAACCCAGCTCCAGCCCGACCAGCCGCAGCGCGTGATCGCCAATGCGGCGCAGATGTTGAGCAGCCTGTCGAGCTTCGTCGGCGTGGTCACGGCGCCGCGCAAGGCGAGCGTGTTCCATCACATCGAGTTCCTGCGCCTGTCGGAGCGGCGCGTGCTGGTGATCATGGTGGCGCCCGATGGCGACGTGCAGAACCGCGTCATCATGACCGCGCACGACCACACCCAGAGCGAGCTGATCGAGGCCAGCAACTACCTCACGCAGCAATACGCCGGCCTCACCATCGAAGAAGTGCGCGAGCGCCTGAAGCGCGAAGTCGACGTGCTGCGCGGCGAGATCGCCACCTTGATGCAGGCCGCCGTGCAGGCCGGTAGCGATGCGATGGCCCAGCAGGAGCAGGTGGTCATCAGCGGCGAGCGCAACCTGCTCACGGTGCAAGACTTCTCCAGCGACATGGGGTCCTTGCGCAAGCTCTTCGACCTCTTCGAGCAGAAGACGCAGCTCATGCGCCTGCTCGACGTGAGCAGCCGCGCTGAAGGCGTGCGCATCTACATCGGCGGCGAGAGCATGGTGGTGCCGTTCGAGGAACTCTCGGTCGTCTCGGCGCCGTATGAGGTCAACGGCCAGATCGTGGGCACGCTCGGCGTCATCGGGCCCACGCGCATGGCGTATGACCGCATGATCCAGATCGTCGACATCACCTCGCGCCTGGTGAGCAATGCGCTGAGCGTGAAATAG
- the recN gene encoding DNA repair protein RecN — MLRRLSLRDFVIVTTLEVELAGGFSVLTGETGAGKSILIDALQLALGSRGDAGVVREGAARAEISAEFDSPASLAGWLDEAGFESSDTLLLRRVIDAQGKSRAWVNGSPATVAQLREAADHLVDIHGQHAWQSLTRAASVRGLLDAYAGVDTSTLGTAYQTWKTAGDALAKARTQQADLEHERERLAWQVGEIDKLAPGADEWDELEADHKRLSNAQSLMDAAQAALDAVSEAEVNADGLTGRAIDALQDVADYDRRLADVAEVLQSAQTQLQDAAHTLTSYLGHAELDPERLRELDERLSAWMSLAKRYRRPPAELPALLDQWKGELRALDAAADLDGLERALKDAATAYDAEAKRVSAQRKAAAPKLAAAITQAMQQLGMAGGRFEVQLNAQDERQAFGVESAEFLVAGHAGSTPRALGKVASGGELSRIALAIAVTTSQLAQGGDGAGTLIFDEVDAGVGGAVADTVGRLMKQLGRDRQVMAVTHLPQVAACADHHFVVSKALRDGTTRSDVQPVGGEARVAEIARMLGGERQTGTTLAHAQELLSVAAESSGRSTGRKRS, encoded by the coding sequence ATGTTGCGCCGCCTCTCGCTGCGGGACTTTGTCATCGTCACCACACTGGAAGTGGAACTGGCCGGTGGTTTCTCGGTGCTGACCGGCGAGACCGGCGCCGGCAAATCCATCCTCATCGATGCGCTGCAACTGGCGCTCGGCAGCCGGGGCGACGCCGGTGTGGTGCGCGAAGGCGCAGCGCGTGCCGAGATCAGCGCCGAGTTCGACTCGCCCGCGAGTCTCGCGGGCTGGCTCGACGAAGCCGGCTTCGAGTCGTCCGACACGCTGCTGCTGCGCCGCGTCATCGACGCGCAAGGCAAAAGCCGCGCATGGGTCAACGGCAGCCCGGCCACCGTGGCACAGCTGCGCGAGGCGGCGGATCACCTGGTCGACATCCACGGCCAGCACGCCTGGCAAAGCCTCACCCGCGCGGCCTCGGTGCGCGGCCTGCTCGACGCCTATGCCGGGGTCGACACCTCAACGCTGGGCACGGCTTACCAAACCTGGAAGACAGCGGGTGATGCCCTTGCCAAGGCGCGCACGCAGCAGGCCGATCTGGAACACGAGCGTGAGCGCCTGGCCTGGCAGGTCGGTGAGATCGACAAGCTCGCCCCCGGCGCCGACGAGTGGGACGAGCTGGAAGCCGACCACAAGCGCCTGTCGAACGCGCAATCGCTGATGGATGCTGCGCAGGCTGCGCTCGACGCGGTGAGCGAAGCCGAAGTCAACGCCGACGGCCTCACCGGCCGTGCCATCGACGCGCTGCAAGACGTGGCCGACTACGACCGCCGCCTCGCCGACGTGGCCGAGGTGCTGCAGAGCGCGCAGACCCAACTGCAGGACGCCGCACACACGCTGACCAGCTACCTCGGCCATGCCGAGCTCGACCCCGAGCGCCTGCGCGAGCTCGACGAGCGCCTCTCCGCCTGGATGAGCCTCGCCAAGCGCTACCGCCGCCCGCCGGCCGAGCTGCCGGCGCTGCTCGATCAATGGAAGGGCGAGCTGCGGGCGCTCGACGCCGCGGCCGATCTCGACGGCCTGGAGCGGGCGTTGAAAGACGCCGCAACCGCCTACGACGCCGAGGCCAAGCGCGTGTCGGCCCAGCGCAAGGCGGCAGCCCCGAAGCTCGCCGCCGCGATCACGCAGGCGATGCAGCAGTTGGGCATGGCCGGTGGGCGCTTCGAGGTGCAGCTGAATGCCCAAGACGAGCGCCAGGCCTTCGGCGTGGAGTCGGCCGAGTTCCTGGTGGCGGGCCACGCGGGCAGCACGCCCCGCGCGCTCGGCAAGGTCGCCTCGGGCGGTGAACTCTCGCGCATCGCACTCGCCATCGCGGTGACCACCAGCCAACTGGCGCAAGGGGGTGACGGTGCCGGCACGCTGATCTTCGACGAAGTGGATGCCGGCGTGGGCGGCGCCGTGGCCGACACCGTCGGCCGCCTCATGAAACAGCTCGGCCGCGACCGCCAGGTGATGGCGGTGACGCACCTGCCGCAAGTCGCCGCCTGTGCCGACCACCATTTCGTCGTCAGCAAGGCGCTGCGCGACGGCACCACCCGAAGCGACGTGCAGCCGGTGGGCGGCGAAGCACGCGTGGCCGAGATCGCGCGCATGCTGGGCGGCGAGCGCCAGACGGGCACCACGCTGGCCCATGCGCAGGAGCTGCTGTCGGTGGCCGCCGAATCCAGCGGCCGAAGCACCGGCCGCAAACGCTCATGA
- a CDS encoding autotransporter outer membrane beta-barrel domain-containing protein, which yields MSLRSSIPPLALLVVCALAQAQGNPNPPCPDDKRGDDCASAEEQDRRVRNPDAAAPQVVGDAPLGPAGGPGGPAPSLRFERGPLKVRNFGVSLAVDHALSPQWVLGGLVNVSKGKLQRQQTEFDSTNGLPPNVIRSDTTVDTRSTSLAASLSYFTRDAIAIDGAFSLMRTQLETRRISNDTDQFTGENVSHAWGLWLSASRIWRFGPRAFVPQIGLEYTDTRTDALAAIYQDLSDPLNGANGTVGFRVGEQKQRVLASVLSAQLQQPISLRFGTLTPYGRVTWRQRLWKDTDPILGTNANGLTRELDPDSAESRSSIGLAAGVVLQLTRGISSFVDVSHRRGSNDLQETRVGLGLKFEI from the coding sequence ATGTCCCTGCGTTCCAGCATTCCGCCCCTCGCGCTCCTCGTGGTCTGTGCCCTCGCGCAGGCCCAGGGCAACCCCAACCCCCCATGCCCCGACGACAAGCGCGGTGACGACTGCGCCAGCGCCGAAGAGCAAGACCGCCGCGTGCGCAACCCCGACGCCGCGGCACCGCAAGTGGTGGGCGACGCGCCGCTCGGCCCGGCCGGTGGCCCTGGGGGCCCGGCGCCCTCGCTGCGCTTCGAGCGCGGCCCGCTCAAGGTGCGCAACTTCGGGGTGAGCCTGGCGGTCGACCACGCGCTGTCGCCGCAGTGGGTGCTCGGGGGCCTGGTCAACGTGTCCAAGGGTAAGCTGCAGCGCCAGCAGACCGAGTTCGACTCGACCAACGGCCTGCCGCCCAACGTGATCCGCAGCGATACCACGGTCGACACGCGCAGCACCTCGCTCGCGGCCTCGCTCAGCTACTTCACGCGCGATGCGATCGCGATCGACGGCGCGTTCTCGCTGATGCGCACGCAACTCGAGACGCGCCGCATCAGCAACGACACCGACCAGTTCACCGGCGAAAACGTGAGCCATGCCTGGGGCCTGTGGCTGAGCGCGAGCCGCATCTGGCGCTTCGGGCCGCGCGCGTTCGTGCCGCAGATCGGGCTCGAATACACCGACACGCGAACCGACGCGCTGGCCGCCATCTACCAGGACCTGTCGGACCCGTTGAACGGCGCCAACGGCACGGTGGGCTTCCGCGTGGGCGAGCAGAAGCAGCGTGTGCTGGCCAGCGTGCTCAGCGCGCAGCTGCAGCAGCCGATCAGCCTGCGCTTCGGCACGCTCACGCCCTATGGCCGCGTGACCTGGCGCCAGCGCCTGTGGAAAGACACCGACCCGATCCTCGGGACGAACGCCAACGGCCTGACCCGCGAGCTCGACCCCGACAGCGCCGAGAGCCGCAGCTCCATCGGCCTCGCGGCCGGCGTGGTGCTGCAGCTCACGCGCGGCATCAGCAGCTTCGTCGACGTGTCGCACCGTCGCGGCAGCAACGACCTGCAGGAAACGCGCGTCGGCCTCGGCCTCAAGTTCGAGATCTGA
- a CDS encoding NAD kinase yields the protein MPSRFRHAALVGKYQARGIRGVLEEIAHFLSRQGLEVSLERETALNTGITDFNALNPAELGKQCDMAIVVGGDGTMLGIARQLARFDLPMVGINQGRLGFITDVPVGHYAEALAPIIAGDYEEERRTMLEGSVVRDEQRIFDGFAMNDVVVSRSATAGMLEVKVDIGTEFVANLRADGVIIASPTGSTAYALSAGGPILHPGIGGWLLVPIAPHDLSNRPIVLPDTQDILIEVVNGRDASVNFDMQSLASLMPGDRIVVRRSKHQVRFLHPRGWSYYATLRRKLHWNAGVN from the coding sequence ATGCCGTCACGCTTTCGACATGCCGCTCTCGTGGGCAAATACCAGGCCCGGGGCATCCGTGGGGTGCTCGAAGAAATCGCGCATTTCCTGTCGCGACAGGGCCTCGAAGTCTCTCTCGAGCGCGAGACCGCCCTCAACACCGGCATCACCGATTTCAACGCACTGAACCCGGCCGAACTCGGCAAGCAGTGCGACATGGCCATTGTGGTGGGCGGCGACGGCACCATGCTCGGGATCGCCCGCCAGCTCGCCCGTTTCGACCTGCCGATGGTCGGCATCAACCAGGGGCGGCTCGGCTTCATCACCGACGTGCCGGTGGGCCACTACGCCGAGGCGCTCGCGCCCATCATCGCGGGTGACTACGAAGAAGAGCGCCGCACCATGCTCGAAGGCAGCGTGGTGCGCGACGAGCAGCGCATCTTCGACGGCTTCGCGATGAACGACGTGGTGGTGAGCCGCAGCGCCACCGCCGGCATGCTGGAAGTGAAGGTCGACATCGGCACCGAATTCGTGGCCAACCTGCGGGCCGACGGCGTGATCATCGCGTCACCCACCGGCTCGACGGCCTACGCACTGTCGGCGGGCGGGCCCATCCTGCACCCGGGCATCGGCGGCTGGCTCCTGGTGCCGATCGCGCCGCACGACCTGTCGAACCGGCCCATCGTGCTGCCCGACACCCAAGACATCCTGATCGAAGTGGTGAACGGCCGCGACGCGAGCGTCAATTTCGACATGCAGAGCCTGGCGAGCCTGATGCCGGGCGACCGCATCGTGGTGCGGCGGTCCAAGCACCAGGTGCGTTTCCTGCACCCGCGGGGCTGGAGCTATTACGCGACCTTGCGTCGCAAACTGCACTGGAACGCCGGAGTCAATTGA